The genome window CCGCGTCCGCCTCCGGAACCGCGTTCGCTGCCGCCTCCGCAACCGAACCGCAACGGGAGCGGCGTCGGCGCCGGCTCGCGGCGGCTGACACTCGAGTCTTCGGCGACCCCTTCCCGCGCGCGCGCAGTTGGAGGGCGGGTGGGAACGAACGAGTGCGCCGGTGTGGCGTCGGCGCTCAGCAGAGATCGCGAAGGAGACTCCGACCGGAGCCGGAGCCCCCCTCGCTTGGCTCAGCCGGGATGCATCAACTTCCACAGCGTGGCACGCGCCTTGTCCGCCCAGTCCGCAGGCCTTTCGACGGCCTCGTCGCTGACGTATCCGAGCGCCGCCGCCGAGAGCAGCCACACGCGGGTCTCGCCCGCCGAGCCGTAGGCCGTGCCGAACCGCTCGCGCTCGTGCCCTCCGCCCCGCCTCTCGCCCTCGGCCAGGTTCCCCACCACGCTCGCCGCGCTGTCGCGCATCTGCCGAGCCAGGTTCTTGTCGTGCTTCGCGACCTGTTCCCAGATCGGCTTCATCGAGCGCAGCCAAACGATCGCTTCTTCGGTGATCCGGAGCATGTGCTCCTCCGCTCTGAGGCGACCCAGATGTCGACCTGACACCCTTCGTCCTCACCCGCCCGCCGCTGGGCGCGGGTGGGCTAGTCAAGGACGAGGGACCGAAGGTCCCGAAGCCAGCCGAAGGCTGGGGCCGCAGGCCTCCTTTACTCGCCCGCACGCGTCCGGCACCGTCGATGGCGGAGGACGAGTGCCATCCACATTGCGGGACGCGGAGCGCGGAGCAGTCCATCCGTGCGAACCGTGCGGCTCTGGGATGTGGGGCGCGGCTGCGGCTGCGGACGCGGATGCGGTCGCGGAGGCGGACTCGGGAGCGGCAGCGGCAGCGGGAACGGGAACGACGACGGGGAACGGGAACGACAACGGGAACGGGAACGGGAATGGGAACGGGAACGACAACGGGAACGGCTGCGGGGCGCGGCTGC of Sandaracinaceae bacterium contains these proteins:
- a CDS encoding four helix bundle protein encodes the protein MLRITEEAIVWLRSMKPIWEQVAKHDKNLARQMRDSAASVVGNLAEGERRGGGHERERFGTAYGSAGETRVWLLSAAALGYVSDEAVERPADWADKARATLWKLMHPG